From the genome of Mixophyes fleayi isolate aMixFle1 chromosome 2, aMixFle1.hap1, whole genome shotgun sequence, one region includes:
- the STK40 gene encoding serine/threonine-protein kinase 40, with protein sequence MKRRASERVSGETSARPKALCTSISGSNAKRAGPFILGPRLGNSPVPSIVQCLARKDGTDDFYQLKILSLEERPNKVGEAQEERQGKMLLHTEYSLLSLLHNQDGVVHHHGLFQDRTCEIAEDMDANKLVRKMRKRICLVLDCLCAHDFSDKTADLINLQHYVIKEKRLGERETVVIFYDVVRVVEALHKKNIVHRDLKLGNMVLNKRTHRITITNFCLGKHLVSEDDLLKDQRGSPAYISPDVLSGRPYRGKPSDMWALGVVLFTMLYGQFPFYDSIPQELFRKIKAAEYSIPEDGRVSENTVCLIRKLLVLDPQQRLTASEVLESLGGIISSWQSMSSLSGPLQVVPDIDHVTSPESSQEAKVTEESSQYEFENYMRQQLLLAEEKNTIHEAKNFQQKRHFGNFPPIRRLGYDAQPMSPLDAAILAQRYLPPPHLTLPNSH encoded by the exons ATGAAGAGAAGAGCATCTGAAAGGGTTTCTGGTGAGACCTCTGCCAGACCCAAGGCACTTTGCACCAGTATCTCGGGAAGTAATGCCAAGAGAGCAGGACCATTCATTCTGG GTCCACGTTTAGGGAATTCTCCAGTGCCCAGTATAGTGCAATGTTTGGCACGAAAGGATGGCACAGATGACTTTTACCAGCTCAAG ATCCTGAGCTTGGAGGAAAGACCAAACAAAGTAGGGGAGGCGCAAGAGGAGAGACAAGGCAAAATGCTATTGCACACTGAATATTCTCTTTTATCCCTCCTGCACAATCAAGATGGAGTGGTCCATCATCATGGTCTCTTTCAG GACCGGACATGTGAAATTGCTGAAGATATGGACGCCAACAAGTTAGTGAGGAAGATGCGGAAACGCATATGCCTGGTGCTGGACTGCCTCTGTGCCCATGATTTCAGCGACAAGACTGCTGACTTAATTAATTTACAGCATTATGTTATCAAGGAGAAACGGCTGGGGGAAAGAGAAACTGTGGTCATATTCTATGATGTTGTCAGAGTAGTGGAAGCCCTACACAAG AAGAACATTGTACACAGAGACTTGAAGTTGGGTAACATGGTGTTAAATAAAAG GACTCATAGAATAACAATCACCAACTTTTGCCTTGGAAAACACTTGGTGAGTGAAGATGACCTATTGAAGGATCAGAGAGGAAGTCCAGCATATATCAGTCCTGATGTTCTTAGTG GTCGTCCTTACCGTGGGAAGCCAAGTGACATGTGGGCACTTGGAGTGGTCCTTTTCACCATGCTGTATGGTCAATTCCCTTTCTATGACAGCATACCTCAGGAACTGTTTCGCAAAATTAAGGCAGCAGAATACTCTATCCCAGA AGATGGCCGAGTATCGGAGAACACAGTTTGTCTCATTCGGAAGTTGTTGGTTTTGGACCCTCAGCAGCGGCTGACTGCATCAGAAGTTCTGGAGTCTCTTGGAGGCATCATATCCTCATG GCAATCCATGTCCTCACTCAGTGGACCACTGCAAGTTGTACCTGATATTGATCATGTGACAAGTCCAGAAAGTTCACAAGAG GCAAAGGTAACAGAGGAATCATCACAGTATGAGTTTGAAAACTATATGCGTCAGCAGCTTCTTTTGGCCGAAGAGAAAAACACAATCCATGAAGCCAAAAACTTCCAGCAGAAACGTCACTTTGGCAATTTTCCTCCAATTAGAAGACTGGGGTATGATGCTCAGCCAATGAGCCCTTTGGACGCTGCAATTTTGGCCCAGCGGTACCTCCCACCACCACATCTGACACTTCCCAATTCTCACTAG